In the Drosophila virilis strain 15010-1051.87 chromosome 4, Dvir_AGI_RSII-ME, whole genome shotgun sequence genome, CGGCAGCGTATCCTCTGGTGAGTAGACAATACTTTTCTAGCTATCCTAAAGGCTCTGGCTAAAGGCTCGGCCAAGCAGGAAGTTCAGAGGAAACCCGGGCAGCAGGCGGCTCTTGATCCGGCCGACTATCCCGACCTGACGCATGGACTGAGCGATGCCGAAGTGGAGTCTACACTGAACGGCCTGTCGCTAGACGATTTGAATGCACTGAATAAACTGTTGGATGATGCCGGCAATGGACCATTCGATTTGGAGGGTGTGTAGCAAAGTGAATGGCCAAAGAACCAGTCCATAATTAATTCCTTTCAAAGCAAGCAAGCCTCAGGGGACACCATAGACAGACAAAGAAACATCACTACGACGACATGGATGCCGTCGATGAGGACCTGGAGGTTGCTCTGAAATCGAACAAGCAATCGCTGGACGACAGCTGCCACGATGAGGACGATTCGGACAAGGAGAAGGACCAGTGCACCGAACGGCCCAAGTGCAGCAAGCGACCCACCACACGACGCTGCACCACAACCACCAGAAGATGCGCCACCACGGTGTGCAAGTCCCTGGACGGCTTCCTGGACATACATGTAGATGGTGCCAAATTCGAGAGCGGCTCCAAGAAGAACTGCAAGGACATCGAGGAGTGCGATCCGGAGGATCAGATGTGCCTGCAGCGCAACCAGCAGCGAGCCAAGCAAAGGTCGAACATACAGGATTTCTCTGATCTGGCCACGGACCAGGAGCCCAGCAGCATGGACAGTCTGGAGCGATTGGCTGCCCAGGCGCACCGTGACGAATCCCTCAAGCTGCACAAACAGCTGGACGGTTGGAATGGCAAGGATGACACACTGCCGGATGTGTTTAACATGGACTACGGCAAGCTGTCCAATGCGAATGCAGCCGGGAATATGCATGACTTTAAGGAGCTGCCCAAGCTGGTGGCCGAGGACGAGGGCCAGCCGCAGCAAAGCGAGGAGGAGTCCAAGCAGACAGAACTCCAAATGCCCTACGAGCGTCATCAGCTCGCGCGGACTGTacacgagcagcagcaggcgcaacaGCAGGAGGACAAGGAGGAGGATGAACTGGATGGCTCGGCGCTCGATGAGAATGCGGCACCAGCTGCCGCCGAGGAGCGTGGAGCCGGCGACGAGGTCGAGGCCGCCGAGCCATTGCCGCTGGCTAACGACATGGCAGCCAACGATGGCGACAGGTTGGCCGCTTAAATACACATACGAATGCAATCGAACTACctcccacacatacacacacgcacacgttcCTGTTACCTGTTAAATTTTGCAGTTTCATTGCGCAAAATGCGCGTGAGCCCTTGCGCTATCTTATCCAAACCGAGAACGGGGTCATTAAGAGCGAGAATGGACCtggcgagcagcagctgcaaacgGACAAACGACACAGCGAAATGCTCAACTATGACGCGTATCAGCTCTCCAATCCCGGCCAGACTCGGCTGGAGTCCAAACGCTACAAGCGCAACAGCCGGAAAACCGACGACGCACCCGAGGTAAGTCGAGCCTGGCACATTTAacacacaaattaaatactCGATGCAGAACACGAACGAAAGCTACCTGAAGAAGCTGATGGACTCGTTCCCACGTGACCAGGGTGGCCAGAGCAATCTCAACATGGCCATCAGGCAGGCGAAACGCACGCATTTTCGCGTCAAACGAAGTTAAGTTTTTCACAATTCCATTTGTTCAATTACCTGAggtctatattatatatatataattgtatatattttataagcatGTGCGAATAAATTAGTTAAATCGCTTGCAAATGAACTAAATCCGGTATTAACCGAAAGGCTTTCttctaatttaaaaataaattctaagTTGAGTAcagcccatacatttgaatgggAATctaatttctagcctggcttTTCATCTGGCTTTTCAACAGGCTTTTTATCTGGATTTTCAACAGGCTTTTCAACTATCTTTTGATCTGGCTTTTCAGCTGGCTTTTGCCACTTCAAACGACACGCCTTCGATCTCCAAAGGCCAGACCATCGAATGTCAGCCTGCCTTCCGCAAGCCAGGTCGATTAggtttcgaagtacattgagcgaaaaagttttttttgcgATCGACAAACTAACCTATCGAACAGACTTAAGTTCAATTTTAGCGAAAAGTGTGACACGTCACAAGTGCATTTTTACAAAGCCATAAATAGTTTAAAGAGCAGGCggatatttgtttgtttcttttaaataagacTCACCTTTGCAAGCCCTCTGGCAGAAGTGGGGTGAGGAATATATTTAGCTGCCCCTTCAACCTGGCAACCACCGAGGTGCAGGCCGCGCCACCTTCAGATTGGAGACTCATGAATTCGCCGTCGTCGAAGCCGTTTGTTGTCTTGTCCGACTCCTCCTCCTTGAGCAGCACACTGGGATCCCAGGGATGCGACTTGGGACCGCCCATAAAAGTGgccgagctgttgctgccggtGGTGTTCTCATAGCGCGGCACCACCTTGATCTCACGCCAACACGAGTACAGGTCAAAATGCGGCAGCATTTTGCTGCCTATATAGGTCAGGCCGCCATCCTCGTTCTCGTGGAAGAGCGGGGTGGAGAAGACGTCTGGACCGAGCGGAAACGAGCAGCCGTTCCAGTTGAAGCACTTGACCTGCGACAAATGATTCAAGTAGCTGGCCATCAGCAGCGGCGAATCAATGATGGGCCGATTGACCTGCTGATGCAAGTTGACCAAAGCGACATCCTCCTGCGAGGACATGGCCGAGATGAACGAGTTCGACGACAGCGAGGGCGTGCCCGACGACGAGCCACGCGAATCCGCCTGTGAAATGCAGAGCATAGTCAAACAATTAGAAATGAGAATAAGGTGAAGTACCTGGCTAAACGGCTACAAATAAAATCGAATGTGGGCAGACCAAGGCAAAAGGTGCAAAAGGTGGTCAAACGAATACTTAAAACTAAACTAGAAATCATTCAGCTTAGACTAGCTCCAAATTCCATGCAGATGGCGACACATGCATGCAACATACTTATTAGAAACCCTTGCAGAGAGTTGAACCACAATCAAAACAGTTTTTGGAAGCTAAAAAATGGatgattataattttaatttgattaaagaAAATGAGGATGAGCGCTTGGTAGATATATAGAGAGAATATATTAGCCTGGGCACCggagaatatatattcatatttctaAATTAAGGTATTTTTTAGCAGCAATAAAATGGACAatgatttatttgatttgatgttGTGAACATGAGAAGGCTTTTGGAAGAAGAAACAGAGAAAAGATTAAAAGCTCGCAGCCTGGCCAAAGgggaaaatatgtatttaaaaattagaaaattagAGCGGATGATTagaaatttgatttgttgtaCTGAAAATTATTAAGAGGGCTCTTGGAAGAAGATACAGAGAATAGGACAGAAACTCGTAACCAGCGTAggacatatatttataatgcgAGGTATCCAATTTCGACGATTTTATACAGACGTACTTAGCCAGTTGGACAGCATATTATTATTggacatataaaaaaaaaacatatattatataagcaAGGCCTGTTCTCTGATCTAGTGTGCGATCACACTTGTTTTACTTTTCAATTAATGTTTTGATTGAGATAAGAAAATTCAACTCATGGAGTTCATTCTGTCTGCAAAGGTATCGATAGCACCGGCATTCCGAAgataattgcatttttgtaACCAAAATAAATCGCGGCATTGGtttaaacattaaaaattcgctaataaaaaaaaaatattttaatttaattgcgcTACAAGTAAGTTTAAGATTAAGgatttttcattaattatttgtaCTTTTTTGTGCTTTGGTTTGCTTTTGCTAGGAACTAAGAACTACTCACGTCATGAACAAAATGTCGGTACTCGGGTCGTGAtgatatatttgttaattttcttATAGGTGTGGCAAGACCGTGAATGCGTCTCGCGTCTTCATTctggatttttatttattttttggttttattttgattttagcGATTAGTTTTGTATAGATTTTCGTTTTGGATGAATCGAAAGTTTGAGTTTGTGGAGAGGAATAGAATTTAGGTGtggatttttgtttatataaagcATTGATAACAGTTATTGAGAGAGTTGAGAGCAAGTTATCTTAAATATACTTAGAGAAGCATGCAAAGTTCTTCAGAGCTGGGCTGCAATTTTAGTTTGTGGTGAGAGTGAAACATTAACTAGGCCCCAAAAGCAGTAAAGCCTCAATGTGTagagtatataatatatatatatatagaatatatgtaaTTGAATACGTAAAGACCTAACATAGAGATAGAGAAATACTTTGAAGATTTTGCTCAATTGTTTTTACCAGTTCTGTGGTGCTCTGCGGCCGCTTGGGCAGCGTCTTGTTGCTCTCCGGTGCATGGATCTCCAGATCGCTGCGGTAGGTGGGCAACGTATGGCTGCCATTCTCGCCAATGCTGCAAAAGATTGGGAATCAGCTGTGGGCTACAAAATTCGTTAGGACCTACCTGAAGTCCGAGGAGAAACGTTTTCTGCCCGACAATATGATGGAACCGTTCGCGCTTCGCTGCTTCATGGAGCCGCGCTGTGAGAGCACATTGGATATGTCCTCCTCGGCGGAGAAAAACATCTCGGATGGATTCTCCGAGGTCAGCGATATGGTGCGCTGCACTTCGCGCGGCATCTGCTCGCCAGTGTGCAGCACAATGTCCGCAATCTCGAACTCGAGAGGATGCGAATGGGGTGCCGAGTGCGACATCTCGTCGGGCATCTGTGTGGAGAGCAgaatatgatttattttttattttctcctGACAAGATTATTTGCACTTACCTCATGCTCATCATCGAGAGCCGCCTCGCCGGTCAGTCTGGAGTCTGAGATGCTTGTCTTGGGCGGCGACACGCGCAGCCTGTGCGAGTCCGAGCCGCGTCGCTGGCTGCtggtgccgctgccgctgttttCTATGGAAtcgtgctgcagctgcagcttcttGGAGGGACTATCCAGCAGACGCGCGTACGGCACCTCCACGGAGGTCTGACGTGTGCACGTGTAGCGCTTGCTGCGCCGCTCCAGCGTATTGGGCGAGGCAATGCTCTCGCGGGACCTATTGCGGCTGCTGGCCAGCTCTGGCTTTTCCACGACGACGCCGCCGCCAATTTTGAACTTGGCGCCATCCGGCAGCGCGCACAGCTCCGACTTCTTCAGGCTGCCGTTGCGCAGCTCCATAGCGGGCCTATAGAGCTTGCCCTTGCCATTGAAATCGTCCGCATCGTAGAGCGAGACGCAGTGCAGGCTATAGGGAGGCGTATGAAAGACCAGCTGGCCCTGATGCAGAATGCTCTCGCCAAAGCCAaagtccttgttgttgttaatgatGCTGAAAGGGAATTGGACTTTAGAATGAGCCAAGGTAACAATTATTCTTCTCCTACTCACAAGTAGCGCGCAATGTTGTAGTTGTCGTGCACATCCTGCGCCGTGGGCTTGAAGAACTTTTGCCCATTGCGATTGGTGCCAAAGAAGGCGCAGCCACCGATGCAGCCGCAGCGCGAGGTCTCCGAGCCTGAGCTGAGCGCATTGCCATTGTTAGACCAAAGGAACCACAGTCGCTTAAACTTGGCGTCGTGTTCGCGCAGAAAGCTGAGCaggaaaataaaatagttaaaaagaaatatataacgAAGATTGAATTCCCTTGAGAATACCCAGAGAGGAGGAGATGAGGCATATATTGAGGGATTGGTTAACACAAAAACAGACGAATGGAGTTTCCTTCTTGCATGATGAGAGACTTTTTAATATAGGAACAGACGGATGGAGTCTAATTCTTGCAGTGATAAAGCAGATAAGGAATATATTAAAGGACTTCTTCAGATAAAAACAGACGGACAATAAAGGATCGGCTGAAGGATAAACGGAATCTCCTACACATTTCAACCCCATCCTATAGGAGATTAACAGACGAAACTCACTTGTGCTGAACGAGATGCAGCTCGTGGTCGGGTATGGGCAGCGCGGAGGCGCCCTCCAGCAGTATGGGGCCGAGCGAGGTGCAGCCCACCTCCACCCAGTTCTCGCAGAGCTCTGCCGTTTCCGGCGTGCGCTTGGCGGCGTTCGCATCCGTCACATTGTCGCGCAGCTTGCTCTGTCGAGCGGCTTCCTCGCGCGAATCGCGACGCTGCGAGAAGGAGTTGGAGCTGCGCTTGCCGCCGGGTGCCTTGTGGTGTCCACTGCTGGGCACATCCTGTGACTTGAGCGAGTCCTGGTCGGCGCGTCGCAGCTTGCCGGAACGATTGCTGCCCGTCGTGTTCGTATTATAGCTGCTGTTGGGCGCATTGCCTGCGTGCAGCATGAACAGGCGCAGCAGAATGGATGGCAACAGGCCCGAGATGCCTGACTTGACGCGCTGCCCGTGCAGATTACAATTGGCCAGCCGTATAGGCGAGATCCAGGCATGCAGCGCCGTGCCGCTCTCGATAAGATACACATCGACGGCGTCCACCGAGACGCGCGTCATCTTGTACTTGATGTCCTCGGCAGAGGGGCACTTGTATTTGTTCTCCTCCTTGGTGTGCGGGCACAGATTGCTAGGCACCCCATGATGGCAGTTGCGCACCGTCTTCGGCGACTTCAGGCAGTTCTCCGGATCGATGGCGAGCAGCACTAGGGTCTCCAGGCCGGTGACCACATTCACCAGCTGCGGCAGTGTCAGCTTGCCCGTCAGCTTGCCCAACTGCACCTCGACCAACCAGGAATACTCCAGCGTGTCCTCGTCCAGGGCGCAGCCCTCATTGCTGAACATGGCATGGCCGCGTACCTGGACGGCCGACAGCAGCAAATGGCCCTGCTGGATGTGCTGCTcgcgctgctggcgctgcagcgTATCTGCGGTGAGCAGATACGACGGACTGACGAGCACCTGCAGCGTCGTCTCGTGATAGCGCTTATTCATCTCGAAGCCGAAGCGCTCGATCAGCACCACCGGGCAGGGCGGATCCTCCGGATTGCAGTTCTTCATCACGTGCGCTTGTATGTCATGCACGATGACCGAGACCATGACCTCCAGCGGGCGATAAAGGCGCGGATCGAAGGGTTTGCGCTTCTCCTCGGGCGCCGTTGTCTCCGATATGGACTTGTTGGCCAGCTCCTTCtctttggccagcagctgatCCTTGGGATTGGGCGCAACGCCCGTTTCCTTGAGACTCACATTTGACTGCTCCATATCGGTAAAGTTCTGATCCTCGCCAAAGATGTTCTCCTTAAGACTCATGAAATTGCGCAGCACATTGCCGTAGGCCATCAGCACGGAGCTGCCGATCTCCAGCTCCACGGTGACATGATCCGCCGTCAGCGTGCCCGGATCGAATCGGTTTTGCTGTTGCTCCGactgctgcgcctgctgccAGCTCACAGGAGATTTACGCACCTTGGGTATGCGCATGGGACTCAGAAGGATCTCCTCCTTCTCAGGCGTGGTGATGTCCGCCTGCGGATCGGGTCCCAGCGGCGGCACCGGATGATATACATATTGTATGGACAGCGCCAGAATGGGCACGGCCCAGCAATCAATCCAGCCGGCGCTGCGCTGGCAAATCTTACGCCATTTCTTAGTATACAGCTCCGGCCGGCGGATCAGCTTGCCCTCGCGGGTCAACAGTCTTGCGTTCTCGTCTATGGCTAGGACAATGGGTCGCACCGAGGAGACCTCGGGCACGTACAAACTCAAGTCGAGTCCCTCGCCGTGCATCCAAAACTTGAGCGTCACAGTCTTGGGCAGAAAATCATCGAAGGGCAGCGCGAAGCTCATCTCGAAAACATCTCCGCAGAAGCCCAAATGATTGTTCTCCTGGTTGGCGCTGCTGCAGTCGATCCAATTGTACTCGTTGCACAGCATCAGGATCTCAAACTCGTTCAGGCGTATGTTAAAGTTGCAGGTATAGGGCACAAAGCTGAGTATGTCGGGTCGCGCCTTGTTGGCCCAGTCTTCGATCAGGTCCTGGAAGAAGCACTTGTGCTTATACACAATAAATGCGCTCGTCTTGCAGCCGGCCAGCGAGATGTTCCAGTCCTGCGGTGCGTTCCACTTGGTCGGATAGTGTATGCGCACCTTGTACTCCAGCGACTCGAACTCGGCCAGGCTGCGATACTGCAGCGAGGTGGTGGCCTCCACATGGAACAGCTGGCCCTGGATCTTGGACGTATAGCCGTCGGGCAGCGTTACCCAGGGTATGGTCACCTCTACATAGGAGGCGGGGCCGACGGTTATGTGCATCGCGTTCGTCTCCTTCTCCTTGGAGAACAGAATATCAATTGTCGCCTCATTCAGCACGCACAGCGTCACATCGAACGACTGATAGCTGCGCAGCTCGCCCGGTTGGGGTGTGGGCGTGACCTCGGCCTCCTTCCAATCGGATGGATAGAAGTATCTGTAGAGATGATCTCGCTGTCTGTCCGCCCAGGGGCCGTAGCTGAAGTCCGTGCCCTTTAGGCAATGCGCATTGATGCCCCAAACGGGCGGCGAGGGCTCCACCACGTCGCCGTTCGCGAGCACGATCTGTACGGGCTCCTCGGGCACCACGCCCGGCTCGTCCATGTAGAAATACAGATCCATTTGGTTGGACATCATGACCACAAAACCCTCGCCCATATAGCGCGGCGGCTCGTCGATAAGGCCCGTGTACTTGGGACTGGGACAGAAGAGCACCTTGGCATTCTCCACTTTCGCCTTGACAAAGTGCATGAAATGATCGAGTCGACAGACCGCGGGCTTGGTACTGTACGTGCAATGCGCCTCCTCCATGGAAATGGACAGGGTGGTCGGTGTGAGGCGATTGCCGAAGACAAAGCGCCCGGAGCTGATGTCGATCTTGATGACGGGTATCAGATCACGCCAGGTGGTCGCCTGCATGGCCTCCGAATTCTTGACGCTGTTCACGCGTCTGTTCTGGCGTGCATTCTCCAGGTTCATGTTGTGCTCCTTTAGCTTGTTGCGCTCCTCGTTGCTCGCCACGTCCGTGGGTATCAGCAGCGATGGCTCCAGGCCGAAGGTCTTCTCCAGCTTGTCGTACAGATCCGAGCGATTGTAGATGTGCAGTTCGTAGCCGTTCAGCTGAACCGACAGCCGCGTATCCGAGTGCGAAAGATCTGAATGGAGAAAAAGGACTTCAAATTTGATTTCTCTTGCAACTGGCTAAAACTCACCCTCGGAGACGTCCTTGGGCACGTAGGAGCGCCACCAGCGAAAGATGAAATAGCCATCCTGCACGCGCATCGTGTAGTCGTAGGTGATGTACACAAAATCCCGAAACATTATCTTGCCAGCGAGAGGATTCAGCGCCACCGATCCGATCTTGAAGTAGGCGCCCTTGATGAACCAGCGATTCGCTATCTTCGTGATCAGCATGCCGATTACGCGCGAGTTGTAAAAGTTGTTGTACGTCACCCACGTGATGGTCGTCAGCAGCGAGCAGAGCAGCCAAATCTGCAGATGGATCGCAGTTAGGAATCATATCAAAGGGTTGTGATCCCAGCCAGAAAAAGAAGGATTTGAAAGTGCACGACTTGGATATATTGACTATCGATTATATATCGAATGTTTATCGATACAGCAAGTTATCCGAATCAAGCATCCAGGGTGAGCCCTAATTGGGCATCATATCAAAGGGTTCAAACTGAATGTTTTTGTGACCCCAGCCAGAAAAAGAAGGTGCCCGACTAGGAAATATTGACTATCGATTATCTATCGAATGTTTATCGATACAGCAAGCAATGCAAGGCAAgcatcaaatttaaattgttattatttaataaatattatttatttaattctgtCAGAGCCTACAGCTGGGATGGAAGGTTTTAGTAGAGAAAAAGTTATCTtaagcaaaaatttaaaataatcttaattttctaaattatttaagaaaatacaaaacaattgaaagaaataaataataagaaagaTGTTATAAGTTAATAATAAGTTAGATGTTAGGAAATATAAATAACCAACCCGTTGGGGAAAATTTatagcctgtccggcaagtaTACTATATAtcttactatatatatatctagctTTTCGCTGACTTAAGATTCATTTAGTCTTATGTGAAAGAGCGTTACGAACTTTAGATATGCAAGAAACTAAGATTCACAATtttctttataaaaaaaaccaaggATATTTATAGTAGATATATAGTGTTAGGTAGATAGGATAAAGAGATGGGAAATGGCCTGTCCGACAGGCAAAATCCCCTAAAATGATATCATATTTAGCTAAAGGCTTAAAGCGGATCATGAAAGGAATTGCATTCAAAAGTGCCCGACAATGAGACACCCTGCCGCCACATTCATTCTAGCTAACCTCTTCTGCCCGTAGCCCCCCACCATGCAAAATACGTTCCTTCTAAACTCAGCTGTTTACGTTACGATCTTTCTAAAAATCTTAGGGCATTAATATGACAGCCAAATGTGCGCAGATATCAAGTCCCAGGTTTTTAGCCCTCAGTTTCTGAGAtcgatgcatatatatatatatatatacatatataaaggtGAGGTAAACGTCTTTGTTACGCTTATTACTCATGCTCATAAATAATTCGAGTTAGTCACAAGCTCTTGAATAACTCCCGCTGATAACGAAACACACAAAGCTTGAACCAGATATTGCATTAGGTAAACAAATGAAATCCGTATTGGATTTACTTCAGACAGCTCGGATTCAGACCCACATTTTAGTTTTCCCTCATAGTTGGGACATAAATTCTCCGCCCATCAAATTTAGCACCATTTCTATTGATGAACCTGTTCCTGGATAGTTCCATAGTGAATAATTGTTGGGGTTTTCCAAATAAAGACATTGCCGGGCTTCCGATTTATTAAACACTTGGTacacgtatttttttttggacaaACTCAAACTGAACTTGAATGTGGACAAGGAACCAAGACAGAGACACACGCCAATGCATTGGattgcaataaaaattgatgGATTCTGGATCAATCAAAGTAGTTGACCGGCACATCGCTGAATATGGCGCCGGCAAAGGTGCATTTTTTGGCCTCCTTGATGACGGTGCAGCCGTGCACGTCCTTGAAGATCATGTTGTGGCCCAGGCAACGGGCCTCCTGGCTGGGCAGGCTGCGTCGGGCGGCCGGCCGGAAATAGGCGCGGCCCGTAAATGGATTGACAAAGTCCGACCAATAGCCATCCTGCATAAACTCGACGGAATACTGCGAAGCGATCAGCACAAAGGCCTTGATGGCGCTGTTCACATCGCTGTCGaaatacaaattgaatatGCTAAAGTTGACGGGATCCTTGAGCTTGGAGCAGGGTATTGTGAAGAGGCGCTTCATGTGGGGCAACAGCAGCTTCGGACAGCGCACAACCTGGGCTTTGATCGGCTGAATGCCGTTCCAGGCCATGGAATCGTGATATTTACTTAGATCAAATTGATCGGCGGTCGTAAACAGATCCTGATAGGCGGGACCAACGCTCTGCGGCATATAGAACAGATCCGAATACCGATTGCCCAATATTGGATAGAACGGATGTATGCCCAGATTATCCTCCGATTCGACATCctcctgctcatccacatcgACCAGTATGAAATTGGGCAGGCTGCTGCTCGTATAGCGACGGCCTGGATTAACGCATGACTTGTTCTGGAGAAATTTACGGTCCTTCAAACGGCGCATTAAAACTCTCAATGTTTGCATTCTGTGAGCGtacgtctgtgtgtgtgtgtgtgtgtgtgcttgactgtgtgggtgtgtgtgaatgtgtgggTATcctgtgtgtttttgtgtgtctgtgtgttcgGGAGGCAATCGGTTGTTTCGGGCGAATCGGGTAATAAAGGTTAACCAAAATTTTTAACTACAGATactaaaaaacaaactaacgTATggtcgaaatatatatattttgattagaTTTATTCgatctgttttgttttgttagcgAAGGCGATATCCAAAGACCGCGAAAACagattttaaatgaaatctgtccctttttaaaagaattttgaaCGTTTTGTTCAtataagtaaaaacaaaaggctGTCCGACTAAAATGTTCGTATTGTATGAATGAGGCACAACTTCCCCCCTCTACTGTCAAGGCAAAATGAATGCTTAATTGCTATgttcaaaaattgttttcaaaaatatggAAAAGTAAATGAATATCCGATCTGGATATGGTTAAAACATGCTACAAATTCGTTATAAGAGAGATGATTAATAGTTATCGAATGTCCATTTGTCTTAATCGATAAGTTATCGAATTATATCTGAATATCCAACATAACTCAATTGCTTATCGATATACTATCGATTATTTATCGCACTAAAATAGAGTAATAATTGTCGGATCTGaatgtattaaaaatattctataaataCGTTATGaagattataaatatttatcgaatATCCACTTGGCTTCATCGATTATTTATCATTTCGTAACTGAAGTGCTTGTACATCCACAACAAATTGGCTTGACTTTTGAATAAACTTCGAATAGCGTTTCTCTGTACTCGAGGCAATCGAGTGGATATCGAAATTTTGTTATCGAATATATATCGATACGATTGGAAAGTTGCCAACTATTGACTATCGAACTATTATCAACTATTTATAGATATGTTTAAACAAATGCCAATTATTGACTATTGGTTATTAATAATCGGGTTGCTATCGAATATTTATCGAAACGACAACTGTCTGTCGATGTacaatattgaatatttatattacgCGCACGCCGGCATCCGAATTAGCTTGCCTAGTAAATTATTgctgttaaaatattttagatttttattaagCAAGAAATTCGCTCTTTATAGAAGTCTTCCAGCATTTAATTGATTATCGAACGCCCACTGGAAAGTAATCGtgtatatcgataaatatcgactGCACAAATAACTTGCCCTAAATACGTTTCCGTGTGTGTCAATGACCAAGGCATCATAATTGATTGATAAGAGAAATTGAAATGGAGGCGAGAAGCGAGCGCCAGATTACGCAGTCGACTGCGCTGCGCTGATAAAGCGTCGTCCTCGACTGATTCACGCTCAACGCATGCCATAATAATCAAAGTGCTGTTATATTGTACGTTtccatgtatgtatgtgtgtatgcatgcatatgcatgtatgtaacGCGTTGCCAATTCAACTATTTTCCAGCTAAATTAGGCTTTTTACGCAGTGACAAACACTTCCTGCTGACCCGGCAACAGATGAACTTTTAATCTGTTTTAGCTTTTTGGACAGCTTTTTAACAAATCACGTCCATATTTCTTGCCAATTTGTATTCAGCAAgataattcaattattttttggccgtatttaatattcatcttttttttttgaagccGCAGTTGGCAACACTTACTTAAATCtacatatacgtatgtatttacatacatatatatgaatatgaatgcatatgtatgtatgtgtgtgtgtgtgtgcatttttaCCATGGGTGCATCGATTTTCATGTTCTCCAGCGGCACATTGTGTGTGCGGTTCCAGGTGCCCACTTCTGGAAAGCCCAGCGGGAATCCATTGTCGCTCGTTT is a window encoding:
- the LOC6635769 gene encoding uncharacterized protein isoform X2, which encodes MFILRIGLLLASLSLTAAYPLEVQRKPGQQAALDPADYPDLTHGLSDAEVESTLNGLSLDDLNALNKLLDDAGNGPFDLEASLRGHHRQTKKHHYDDMDAVDEDLEVALKSNKQSLDDSCHDEDDSDKEKDQCTERPKCSKRPTTRRCTTTTRRCATTVCKSLDGFLDIHVDGAKFESGSKKNCKDIEECDPEDQMCLQRNQQRAKQRSNIQDFSDLATDQEPSSMDSLERLAAQAHRDESLKLHKQLDGWNGKDDTLPDVFNMDYGKLSNANAAGNMHDFKELPKLVAEDEGQPQQSEEESKQTELQMPYERHQLARTVHEQQQAQQQEDKEEDELDGSALDENAAPAAAEERGAGDEVEAAEPLPLANDMAANDGDSFIAQNAREPLRYLIQTENGVIKSENGPGEQQLQTDKRHSEMLNYDAYQLSNPGQTRLESKRYKRNSRKTDDAPELPEEADGLVPT
- the LOC6635769 gene encoding uncharacterized protein isoform X1 — protein: MFILRIGLLLASLSLTAAYPLEVQRKPGQQAALDPADYPDLTHGLSDAEVESTLNGLSLDDLNALNKLLDDAGNGPFDLEASLRGHHRQTKKHHYDDMDAVDEDLEVALKSNKQSLDDSCHDEDDSDKEKDQCTERPKCSKRPTTRRCTTTTRRCATTVCKSLDGFLDIHVDGAKFESGSKKNCKDIEECDPEDQMCLQRNQQRAKQRSNIQDFSDLATDQEPSSMDSLERLAAQAHRDESLKLHKQLDGWNGKDDTLPDVFNMDYGKLSNANAAGNMHDFKELPKLVAEDEGQPQQSEEESKQTELQMPYERHQLARTVHEQQQAQQQEDKEEDELDGSALDENAAPAAAEERGAGDEVEAAEPLPLANDMAANDGDSFIAQNAREPLRYLIQTENGVIKSENGPGEQQLQTDKRHSEMLNYDAYQLSNPGQTRLESKRYKRNSRKTDDAPENTNESYLKKLMDSFPRDQGGQSNLNMAIRQAKRTHFRVKRS
- the LOC26531447 gene encoding methylmalonic aciduria and homocystinuria type D homolog, mitochondrial; protein product: MQTLRVLMRRLKDRKFLQNKSCVNPGRRYTSSSLPNFILVDVDEQEDVESEDNLGIHPFYPILGNRYSDLFYMPQSVGPAYQDLFTTADQFDLSKYHDSMAWNGIQPIKAQVVRCPKLLLPHMKRLFTIPCSKLKDPVNFSIFNLYFDSDVNSAIKAFVLIASQYSVEFMQDGYWSDFVNPFTGRAYFRPAARRSLPSQEARCLGHNMIFKDVHGCTVIKEAKKCTFAGAIFSDVPVNYFD